In Methanofastidiosum sp., the following proteins share a genomic window:
- a CDS encoding type II toxin-antitoxin system RelE/ParE family toxin — MIIDHLKENPYSFPYKKIRGETNLYRIRIGGFRISYEIYENENIINILKIGKRDKFYQ, encoded by the coding sequence ATGATAATTGATCATCTAAAAGAAAATCCTTATAGTTTTCCATATAAGAAAATCAGAGGAGAAACAAATCTTTATAGAATTAGAATAGGTGGCTTTAGGATTTCTTATGAAATTTATGAAAACGAGAATATAATTAATATATTGAAAATAGGTAAACGAGATAAATTTTATCAGTAA